One window of the Archaeoglobus sulfaticallidus PM70-1 genome contains the following:
- the artA gene encoding archaeosortase A, with protein MDFIIVISAALMFAFVISKNSIIGGFSWILFGFGWITKLPYYLDIGDYFNSVIIVSAFILFTLIGIAIIAERDVSRLNTFLNLSAFSALSAIFYFPFAMNGFLGDFLISKTAQLTVMLANFLGYNIQMYGDRILYLNGKCVEIILACTGIESIALFAGATLGMRADWSRKLKAFMVSVPVIYVLNLLRNVFITVSFGYSWFGENSFYIAHHIISKILATLALILISLTVFRILPELADLIYDLKDILEEKYLRFMKKSD; from the coding sequence ATGGATTTTATCATTGTAATCTCAGCAGCCCTGATGTTCGCATTCGTTATATCAAAAAACAGCATTATCGGCGGTTTTTCATGGATACTGTTTGGCTTTGGCTGGATAACGAAGCTGCCGTATTATCTTGACATAGGAGATTATTTCAACTCCGTGATAATAGTTTCAGCGTTCATACTTTTTACATTAATTGGAATAGCCATAATCGCTGAAAGGGATGTCAGCAGGCTGAATACCTTTCTGAATTTGAGTGCATTTTCAGCCCTTTCAGCCATATTTTACTTCCCATTTGCGATGAATGGATTTCTTGGAGATTTTCTAATATCCAAAACTGCTCAACTGACTGTTATGCTCGCCAACTTTCTTGGCTACAACATTCAGATGTACGGCGACAGGATTCTCTATCTTAACGGCAAGTGCGTTGAGATAATTCTCGCATGCACCGGAATAGAGAGTATAGCCCTTTTTGCTGGGGCTACACTTGGAATGAGGGCAGACTGGAGCAGAAAACTGAAGGCGTTCATGGTTTCCGTACCGGTGATATATGTACTCAACCTTTTGAGGAATGTTTTCATAACCGTCAGCTTTGGCTACTCCTGGTTTGGTGAGAATAGTTTTTACATAGCCCATCACATAATTTCCAAGATTCTCGCAACTCTGGCTTTAATCCTGATCTCGCTAACCGTCTTTCGAATACTGCCGGAGCTTGCAGATCTGATATATGATTTGAAGGATATTCTTGAGGAGAAATATTTAAGGTTCATGAAGAAATCAGACTAA
- a CDS encoding sulfurtransferase TusA family protein, which translates to MSRIVVDARGSFCPGPLMELVKTIKDAEVGTEIEVLSSDESSAKDIPEWVKKAGHELVGVEKKGDYWSIVVKKLK; encoded by the coding sequence ATGTCAAGGATAGTTGTAGATGCCAGAGGAAGCTTCTGCCCGGGACCATTGATGGAACTGGTTAAAACAATAAAAGACGCAGAGGTTGGAACAGAGATAGAAGTCCTGTCCAGCGATGAAAGTTCCGCAAAAGACATTCCCGAGTGGGTAAAGAAGGCTGGACATGAGCTTGTTGGAGTTGAAAAGAAGGGAGATTACTGGAGTATCGTTGTCAAGAAGCTGAAATAA
- a CDS encoding methylated-DNA--[protein]-cysteine S-methyltransferase, translating to MRVISFDLPVGTFRVFLEDRYIVRSGFETGSFGDKATSKVRARLKSESRLENALRSYFDGEVVDLSDLVEIESDGFASEVLKVVSEIPYGKTLTYSQVADRINSRAYRAVGKALRNNPVPVIIPCHRVVAKNGIGGYSSGIEIKKYLLRLEGVEI from the coding sequence ATGAGAGTAATAAGCTTTGATCTTCCAGTTGGAACTTTCAGGGTATTTTTAGAAGATCGTTATATCGTTAGATCTGGGTTTGAGACTGGTAGTTTCGGTGATAAGGCTACCAGCAAGGTAAGGGCAAGGTTAAAGTCTGAGAGCAGGTTGGAGAATGCTCTGAGATCTTATTTTGATGGGGAAGTTGTGGACTTGAGCGATCTGGTTGAGATAGAGTCTGATGGTTTTGCATCAGAAGTTCTTAAAGTTGTCTCTGAAATTCCCTATGGCAAAACACTTACATACTCTCAGGTGGCTGATAGAATTAACAGCAGAGCTTACAGGGCTGTTGGAAAAGCATTGAGGAACAATCCTGTTCCGGTTATAATTCCATGCCATAGAGTTGTGGCGAAAAATGGAATAGGAGGTTACAGTTCCGGCATTGAAATAAAAAAATATCTTTTGAGACTTGAGGGTGTGGAAATTTAG
- a CDS encoding CDP-2,3-bis-(O-geranylgeranyl)-sn-glycerol synthase — protein MLNIIALIIKTIWLLIPAYTPNNFAVVFGGGMPIDFRKKFIDGKRILGDGKTIRGFVFGVMGGILCGMIQYKIEPIFNLNLFSSLSIFDAFCLIFALSFGSLSGDVFGSFIKRRAGIERGGVFPVFDQLTFLAVSLLFAYLISPHFSSLFTREVIVTGLIVTPVLHLIANIIAFKLGLKNVPW, from the coding sequence ATGCTTAATATAATCGCCCTGATCATCAAAACAATCTGGCTGCTCATTCCCGCTTACACACCAAACAATTTCGCGGTCGTTTTTGGTGGAGGCATGCCTATAGATTTCAGAAAAAAATTCATAGATGGCAAGAGAATCCTCGGTGATGGAAAAACTATACGGGGATTCGTATTCGGGGTTATGGGCGGTATCCTGTGTGGGATGATTCAATACAAGATTGAGCCAATCTTCAATTTGAATTTGTTCTCATCTCTCAGCATTTTCGATGCTTTCTGCTTAATCTTTGCACTCTCTTTTGGCTCTTTAAGCGGAGATGTTTTCGGGAGCTTCATAAAGAGGAGGGCTGGAATAGAACGGGGAGGTGTTTTTCCGGTATTCGATCAGCTAACCTTCCTTGCTGTATCGCTCTTATTCGCTTATCTCATCTCCCCACACTTCAGCAGTCTGTTTACAAGAGAGGTGATAGTCACGGGACTTATTGTCACACCAGTACTTCACCTGATCGCAAACATTATAGCTTTCAAGCTCGGGCTCAAGAATGTGCCATGGTGA
- a CDS encoding NAD(P)/FAD-dependent oxidoreductase, producing MKNIVIIGGGVGGTLVSNYLSHKLKEEIREGKTKITLISDRDKQLYEPGLLYMIFNRMEEGELFKELTYLLDPMIDLKIERATKIVADENYVETEKGRYDYDYLVIATGSRIVPEEVPGLVEGGHWFYNVEGARRLRDELARFKGGKIVVSIMGIPHKCPVAPIEVTFMLHDFFKLHRLRDKVEILYTYPINRVFTLENVTEVVVEYFNERGIKYKTFFNPIEVDAKNKKIITLEGEEEPYDLLIAIPPHKGSQLIIDSGLGDRDGWVPTDRYTLKVEGYDNIYAVGDATNLPVSKAGSVAHFEAEVISENIAAQIKGLPPTARYFGKAMCFIEMGFDLGTYIWFDYETPPKLVKPNKFIHWSKIAYNRLYWLTARGVL from the coding sequence ATGAAAAATATCGTTATAATTGGTGGAGGAGTTGGGGGAACTCTGGTATCAAATTACCTCTCACACAAGCTTAAAGAGGAAATTAGAGAAGGTAAGACAAAAATCACGCTCATCTCTGATAGAGATAAACAGCTTTACGAGCCCGGATTGCTTTACATGATCTTCAACAGGATGGAGGAAGGTGAGCTTTTCAAAGAGCTCACATACCTTCTGGATCCAATGATAGACCTCAAGATAGAGAGGGCAACCAAAATAGTTGCTGATGAAAACTATGTTGAAACCGAAAAGGGTAGATACGATTACGATTACCTCGTTATAGCCACTGGATCGAGAATTGTTCCGGAAGAGGTTCCAGGGCTTGTAGAGGGTGGCCACTGGTTTTACAATGTCGAGGGTGCGAGAAGGTTAAGAGATGAGCTTGCCAGGTTCAAAGGTGGAAAAATCGTTGTCAGCATAATGGGCATCCCGCACAAGTGCCCGGTAGCTCCAATCGAAGTTACCTTCATGCTGCATGACTTCTTCAAGCTGCACAGACTGAGAGATAAGGTTGAAATCCTGTACACATACCCCATAAACAGGGTTTTCACGCTTGAGAATGTTACTGAAGTTGTTGTGGAGTACTTCAACGAGAGGGGAATCAAGTACAAGACATTCTTCAACCCGATAGAGGTTGATGCCAAGAACAAGAAGATAATAACGCTCGAGGGGGAGGAGGAGCCATACGATCTGCTGATAGCAATACCACCCCACAAAGGCTCACAGCTGATAATCGATTCTGGCCTGGGAGATAGAGACGGATGGGTTCCAACAGACAGATATACTCTGAAAGTAGAGGGATACGACAACATCTACGCTGTTGGAGATGCTACGAACCTGCCAGTAAGCAAAGCTGGAAGTGTTGCTCACTTTGAGGCAGAGGTTATTTCCGAGAACATTGCTGCACAGATTAAGGGGTTGCCCCCAACTGCGAGGTATTTTGGAAAGGCTATGTGCTTCATCGAGATGGGTTTCGACCTCGGCACATACATCTGGTTTGACTACGAAACCCCACCAAAACTTGTGAAGCCAAATAAATTCATTCACTGGAGCAAGATCGCTTACAACAGGCTCTACTGGCTGACGGCGAGAGGTGTGCTGTAA
- a CDS encoding phosphatidylserine decarboxylase has translation MVGVIDRSGLRLIYAEITMITVLFLINFILNSDHLVFLIILSLFSLLFTLLFFRDPPRDIGEGIVSPADGRVDFVGERRIEIFMSPFDCHVNRAPVSGVVEKVVYKKGSFIPAYRRNDFSERNEIFIRNEKGLFRVIQIAGFFARRINCYVKEGDFVEKGQKIGIIKFGSRVVLEIPDGYAFVVKEGEKIKAGRTIAVEA, from the coding sequence GTGGTTGGTGTGATAGACAGGAGCGGATTGAGGCTCATATATGCAGAAATAACCATGATAACAGTCCTGTTTCTCATCAATTTCATTTTGAACTCAGACCATCTCGTTTTTCTTATTATACTATCTTTGTTTTCGTTGCTTTTCACACTCTTATTTTTTCGGGATCCACCGAGGGATATCGGTGAAGGGATTGTATCTCCGGCTGATGGCAGGGTGGATTTTGTTGGAGAGAGGAGGATAGAGATCTTCATGAGTCCTTTTGATTGCCATGTTAATCGGGCTCCAGTAAGCGGGGTTGTGGAGAAGGTAGTTTATAAAAAGGGGAGTTTTATCCCCGCCTACAGGAGAAACGACTTCAGCGAGAGGAATGAGATATTTATAAGGAATGAGAAAGGTTTGTTCAGGGTTATTCAGATTGCTGGGTTTTTTGCGAGGAGGATAAACTGCTATGTCAAAGAGGGGGATTTTGTGGAGAAAGGTCAGAAAATAGGGATCATAAAGTTTGGGTCGAGAGTTGTTCTGGAGATTCCTGATGGTTATGCCTTTGTTGTTAAAGAGGGAGAGAAGATTAAGGCTGGCAGGACGATTGCTGTTGAAGCATAG
- a CDS encoding formylmethanofuran--tetrahydromethanopterin N-formyltransferase — protein MALELNGVPVDDTYCEAFDGIYSRFIITAKHRWLLKSAAYGATALPSTVFGESEGGIDRWLSPSETPDGRHGAIAQVWVQKSKKFMDVLTREMSKRIRQGVLVVPTTRVFNATDSETKFDAELNIGRCGDGYEWEEEMWGRKVIRVPIMFGEFIIERYIGYAEGVAGGNIWYFCDSEESALEAGELAVEALKEIDGVITSFGICSAGSKPETKYPEIGPTTNHYFCPTLKNKIPDSKVPDGVKSIPEIVINGINLDVLKKAMYVCMEVASKVDGVLRISSGNYDGKLGQHKIYLRDIIEEYS, from the coding sequence ATGGCATTAGAACTGAATGGTGTTCCAGTAGATGATACCTACTGCGAGGCGTTTGATGGAATATATTCGAGGTTTATAATAACTGCAAAGCACAGATGGCTTTTGAAAAGTGCTGCTTATGGGGCCACTGCCCTGCCTTCGACTGTTTTTGGGGAGTCTGAAGGTGGAATAGACAGATGGCTTTCCCCATCTGAGACACCGGATGGCAGACATGGAGCTATCGCTCAGGTATGGGTTCAGAAAAGCAAGAAGTTCATGGATGTTCTGACAAGAGAGATGAGCAAGAGAATCCGTCAGGGAGTGCTTGTGGTCCCAACAACGAGAGTGTTCAACGCTACCGATAGCGAGACCAAGTTCGATGCAGAGCTGAATATTGGAAGATGTGGAGATGGTTATGAGTGGGAAGAGGAAATGTGGGGGAGGAAGGTTATCAGGGTGCCAATAATGTTCGGAGAGTTCATAATCGAGAGATACATCGGATATGCTGAGGGTGTAGCCGGAGGAAACATCTGGTACTTCTGCGATTCAGAAGAATCTGCCCTTGAGGCTGGAGAACTTGCTGTTGAGGCTTTGAAGGAGATAGATGGAGTTATAACCTCCTTTGGCATATGCTCAGCCGGATCCAAACCTGAGACAAAGTATCCAGAAATAGGCCCCACAACGAACCACTACTTCTGTCCAACACTCAAAAACAAGATACCCGACTCAAAGGTTCCGGATGGTGTTAAATCAATTCCAGAAATAGTCATAAACGGAATAAATCTGGATGTTCTGAAAAAGGCAATGTATGTGTGCATGGAGGTTGCATCGAAAGTTGATGGAGTGCTCAGGATATCCAGCGGGAACTATGACGGAAAGCTGGGTCAGCACAAGATATACCTGAGAGACATTATCGAGGAGTACTCCTAA
- the pyrE gene encoding orotate phosphoribosyltransferase: MDELKREIVKKLIENGSLKFGEFVLSSGKKSSYYVDVKKSLTDPDFLTLISKTMLRLAEDCRLNFDKIACIELGGVPLAVALSITSNKPYIIFRKKKKEYGVTSDLIGEINGERFVVVEDVTTTGSSALSVVERVMERGGKVLGVLVVVDREEGAEDVFKEKGIGFIPCLKASELMKYSKA, translated from the coding sequence ATGGATGAGCTGAAGCGTGAGATCGTGAAAAAGCTCATAGAAAATGGATCGCTCAAATTTGGTGAGTTCGTTCTCTCATCCGGAAAAAAGAGCAGCTACTATGTTGATGTCAAAAAGAGCCTGACAGATCCGGACTTCCTAACCCTGATATCGAAAACCATGCTCAGGCTTGCTGAAGATTGCAGACTGAATTTCGACAAGATCGCATGTATAGAGCTTGGCGGCGTCCCATTAGCAGTTGCACTCTCAATCACATCAAACAAACCATACATAATCTTCAGGAAAAAGAAGAAGGAGTATGGGGTCACTTCTGACCTTATAGGGGAAATAAATGGAGAGAGGTTTGTTGTGGTTGAGGATGTAACAACAACTGGCTCATCCGCATTATCTGTTGTCGAGAGAGTTATGGAGAGAGGAGGTAAAGTATTAGGAGTGCTGGTTGTTGTTGACAGAGAAGAGGGTGCTGAAGATGTCTTCAAAGAAAAGGGGATAGGGTTCATTCCATGCCTGAAAGCCAGCGAGCTTATGAAGTACTCTAAAGCATAA
- a CDS encoding nicotinamide-nucleotide adenylyltransferase yields MRGFFIGRFQPYHYGHHEVIRNIITKVDELIIGIGSAQESHELENPFTAGERILMISSALDELKDELGDKKVYLIPLEDIYRNSLWVSHVISMVPPFDVVFSNNPLVVRLFTEAGKKVVNTSMYNRDEYQGTEIRRRMLENEAWEHLVPKPVVKIIKEIDGIRRIREIGGKDAGNGVIISSKSELKSLMNSKSEL; encoded by the coding sequence ATAAGGGGCTTCTTCATAGGCAGATTCCAGCCGTATCACTATGGACACCATGAGGTAATAAGGAACATAATAACTAAAGTTGATGAGCTAATAATCGGAATAGGCAGCGCTCAGGAGAGCCATGAGCTTGAGAATCCATTTACTGCTGGAGAGAGGATTCTGATGATCTCAAGTGCGTTGGATGAACTCAAAGATGAACTTGGTGATAAGAAGGTTTATCTGATACCTCTTGAGGACATCTACAGAAACAGCCTGTGGGTTTCGCATGTCATATCCATGGTTCCACCCTTTGATGTTGTTTTTTCGAACAACCCCCTTGTTGTAAGATTGTTTACTGAAGCCGGGAAGAAAGTGGTCAACACGAGCATGTACAACAGAGATGAGTATCAGGGAACGGAGATAAGGAGGAGGATGCTTGAGAACGAGGCGTGGGAGCATCTCGTGCCAAAGCCTGTGGTCAAAATCATAAAGGAGATAGACGGAATCAGGAGAATAAGGGAGATTGGAGGGAAAGATGCTGGCAATGGAGTTATAATCAGCTCGAAATCTGAGCTGAAATCTCTTATGAATTCAAAAAGTGAGTTATGA
- a CDS encoding DUF1641 domain-containing protein has protein sequence MELTEEEIKKLKELANNADALISLSSGLGEILKNLAENKDDINGVIDKLVWLEKSGNLESILGFAALIKIFQDTLSDEVVAKNAEMISNIGLIASKFSSDNSLKLFNAIGDAICRCSGEAEPVGLFGLLKALREPEVQKALGMLVKIAREMGKNI, from the coding sequence ATGGAGTTGACTGAAGAGGAAATTAAGAAGTTGAAGGAGCTTGCAAATAACGCGGATGCTTTAATTTCGCTATCAAGTGGTTTAGGAGAGATTCTGAAGAATCTTGCTGAGAATAAAGACGACATAAATGGAGTTATAGATAAACTTGTTTGGCTCGAGAAAAGTGGCAACCTTGAAAGCATACTTGGATTTGCCGCGCTGATAAAGATATTTCAGGATACGCTGTCTGACGAGGTTGTAGCCAAGAATGCAGAGATGATTTCAAATATAGGGCTTATAGCTTCAAAGTTCAGCAGTGATAACTCATTAAAGCTGTTCAACGCCATAGGAGATGCTATATGCAGATGTTCTGGAGAAGCTGAACCCGTTGGACTGTTCGGATTGCTTAAAGCCCTCAGAGAGCCAGAAGTTCAGAAAGCCCTTGGAATGCTCGTGAAAATCGCGAGAGAGATGGGCAAGAATATTTGA
- the tes gene encoding tetraether lipid synthase Tes encodes MKSKIDSQSVAKDILPYNTTSLCPECIKIINATVYEEDGKVMIKKTCEEHGEFVEVYWGDAEMFRKAYKFAHDGPGIENPQIYDAKCPFTCGLCKDHMSQTALLNIVLTNRCDLACWYCFFYAKRAGYVYEPTIDQIREMVRTARSLKPVPANAVQLTGGEPTLREDLVDIIKAIKEEGIDHIQLNTNGIRLALDPELPKKVRLAGCNTVYLSFDGVDEKTNPKNHNEIPKILENCRRAELGIVLVPTVIKGVNDHQLGDIIRFGVDNIDVVRGVNFQPVSLVGSMPRREREKVRITIPDAIKKIEEQTDGEISREDFYPVPSVAPMSHFVEAITGHPQYELTTHWACGMATYVFKENGRMIPITRFIDVEGLFEYLNEKSEVMKSSKIKTIRALKSVIDLRKFVDSSNAPKGFDFAKILFDVLVKHDYSTLGDFHVKALFIGMMHFQDLYNYDIERVKRCEIHYASPDGRIIPFCAFNVIPEIYRDKIQAKYGIPLDEWEKKTGKKLRDDIYRVVKKPRD; translated from the coding sequence ATGAAATCAAAAATTGATTCTCAATCAGTTGCGAAGGACATTTTACCATATAACACGACATCACTTTGTCCCGAGTGCATTAAAATCATCAACGCTACGGTTTACGAGGAAGATGGCAAGGTTATGATCAAAAAAACCTGTGAGGAGCATGGTGAGTTTGTCGAGGTTTACTGGGGAGACGCAGAGATGTTCAGGAAGGCTTACAAATTCGCTCATGATGGGCCCGGTATCGAAAATCCTCAGATATATGATGCAAAGTGTCCGTTTACATGCGGGCTTTGCAAAGATCACATGAGTCAGACTGCTTTGCTGAACATTGTCCTGACAAACAGATGCGATCTTGCCTGCTGGTACTGCTTCTTCTATGCAAAAAGGGCCGGTTATGTGTATGAGCCAACAATTGATCAAATAAGGGAGATGGTTAGAACCGCCAGAAGTCTGAAGCCCGTGCCTGCAAATGCCGTTCAGCTTACCGGTGGTGAGCCCACGCTGAGGGAGGATCTAGTTGATATCATAAAGGCGATAAAGGAGGAAGGAATAGATCATATTCAGCTGAATACCAACGGCATAAGGTTAGCCCTCGACCCGGAACTGCCAAAAAAGGTCAGGCTTGCCGGATGCAACACCGTTTACCTGTCATTTGATGGGGTTGATGAGAAAACGAACCCGAAGAATCATAATGAGATACCCAAAATTTTGGAGAACTGCAGGAGGGCTGAACTGGGCATAGTCTTAGTTCCAACTGTTATTAAAGGTGTTAACGATCATCAGCTTGGAGACATAATCAGGTTTGGTGTTGATAATATTGATGTTGTCAGGGGGGTTAACTTCCAGCCCGTCAGCCTCGTAGGAAGCATGCCTAGAAGGGAGAGAGAGAAAGTCAGGATAACGATTCCAGATGCGATAAAGAAGATAGAAGAGCAGACTGATGGGGAGATAAGCAGGGAAGATTTCTATCCAGTTCCAAGTGTAGCACCGATGTCTCACTTCGTTGAGGCGATAACTGGCCATCCACAGTACGAGCTGACAACTCACTGGGCGTGTGGGATGGCGACATATGTTTTTAAGGAAAATGGCAGGATGATCCCGATAACGAGGTTCATCGATGTGGAAGGGCTTTTTGAGTACCTCAACGAAAAGTCAGAAGTTATGAAGTCGAGCAAGATCAAGACAATTCGGGCTTTAAAGAGCGTCATCGATTTGAGGAAGTTTGTAGATAGTTCGAATGCTCCAAAAGGATTTGATTTTGCTAAAATACTGTTTGATGTTCTCGTGAAGCACGATTACTCCACTCTTGGTGACTTCCACGTTAAAGCACTATTCATAGGAATGATGCACTTCCAGGATCTGTACAACTATGACATCGAGAGGGTGAAGAGGTGCGAGATTCACTATGCAAGCCCGGATGGGAGAATAATTCCGTTCTGTGCGTTCAATGTCATACCTGAAATTTACAGGGACAAGATTCAGGCAAAGTATGGTATCCCACTGGATGAGTGGGAGAAAAAGACTGGCAAAAAGCTTAGAGATGACATATACAGGGTTGTCAAGAAACCGAGAGATTAA
- a CDS encoding DsrE/DsrF/DrsH-like family protein, translating into MGKLAIVLASGELEKLQAASIIGSVAATLGTEVLVFATMDGLMAFKKDVVEKKAWKAGELGKGMLQANAPLFIDTFKQAKETGNLKLYACGMVMDMLGLSMDEFVDVFDDKLGVTAFLGMTEGAQVLFI; encoded by the coding sequence ATGGGAAAACTTGCGATAGTTCTTGCAAGTGGTGAGCTTGAGAAGCTTCAGGCTGCGAGCATAATCGGTAGTGTAGCCGCAACGCTTGGCACTGAGGTGCTCGTTTTCGCAACGATGGATGGATTAATGGCTTTTAAGAAAGATGTGGTAGAAAAGAAGGCCTGGAAGGCTGGTGAACTTGGTAAGGGAATGCTACAGGCTAATGCACCGCTTTTCATAGACACATTCAAACAGGCGAAAGAAACTGGGAATTTAAAGCTCTATGCCTGCGGAATGGTCATGGACATGCTCGGTTTGAGCATGGATGAATTTGTGGATGTCTTCGATGACAAGCTCGGGGTTACAGCATTTCTCGGCATGACTGAAGGTGCTCAGGTTCTCTTCATATGA
- a CDS encoding transcriptional regulator, with the protein MLAEERIIRLLEEVGEKGILQSEIPSILDLSKSTVSEILSNLESKRKIVREQVSSRSYRVWSVKMYPNPVEGILRVGVLKSTEYAYLIKSALDCGMIVRVFDDAIELTKALSQGRVDLAGSPLLTQVLMGILMKNIRIVSAIAQNGSGIAIKALRNAIFGASEMSTMDRNLRRYMDKKDISGRVIYFKSPEKMIESFEKCQIDGIAIWEPYLTILAKKGYDVEYFNECLGDFLCCTLAVNTDSYRLNKDLFNEFIDHYWKFDGSLDMDVVSGILGFEDMDKEILIESLKNYRFNPELDMDMVISYLKDAGIEIRKESLEEIIRVV; encoded by the coding sequence GTGCTTGCAGAAGAGAGGATAATAAGGCTTCTTGAGGAGGTTGGTGAGAAGGGAATACTTCAGAGCGAGATACCATCTATTCTCGACCTCTCTAAATCTACGGTCTCTGAAATTCTAAGCAATCTTGAATCTAAAAGGAAGATAGTCAGAGAGCAGGTATCATCCAGATCCTACAGGGTCTGGAGTGTTAAGATGTATCCCAACCCTGTTGAGGGTATTCTGAGAGTTGGCGTGCTGAAATCCACTGAGTATGCTTACCTGATAAAATCCGCACTGGATTGCGGGATGATAGTCAGGGTGTTTGATGATGCAATAGAGCTAACGAAGGCTTTGAGTCAGGGAAGGGTGGATCTGGCTGGAAGTCCTTTACTGACCCAGGTTCTCATGGGAATACTGATGAAGAACATCAGGATAGTTTCGGCAATAGCACAGAATGGAAGTGGAATAGCGATTAAAGCTTTGAGAAACGCGATATTTGGTGCATCAGAAATGTCAACGATGGACAGAAATTTGAGGAGATACATGGACAAAAAGGATATTTCTGGCAGGGTAATCTATTTCAAATCTCCTGAGAAGATGATCGAGAGCTTTGAAAAATGTCAGATCGATGGTATAGCGATATGGGAACCATATCTCACAATTCTGGCAAAGAAAGGATATGATGTTGAGTACTTCAATGAGTGCTTGGGCGATTTTCTGTGCTGCACTCTCGCGGTCAATACAGATTCGTACAGGTTGAATAAGGACCTTTTCAATGAGTTCATTGATCATTACTGGAAATTTGACGGGAGTCTGGATATGGATGTTGTATCGGGGATTCTTGGTTTTGAGGATATGGACAAAGAAATCCTTATCGAATCTCTGAAGAATTACAGGTTCAACCCTGAATTGGATATGGATATGGTTATAAGCTATCTGAAAGATGCTGGAATTGAAATTAGAAAGGAGAGCCTGGAGGAGATCATTAGAGTTGTTTAA